A portion of the Cervus elaphus chromosome X, mCerEla1.1, whole genome shotgun sequence genome contains these proteins:
- the LOC122690757 gene encoding peroxisomal biogenesis factor 3-like, which yields MLRSTWNFLKRHKKKCIFLGTVLGGVYILGKYGQKKIREIQEREAAEYIAQAGRQYHFESNQRTCNMTVLSMLPTLREALMQQLNSESLTALLKTRPSNKLEIWEDLKIISFTRSIVAVYSTCMLVVLLRVQLNIIGGYIYLDNAAVGKNGTTVLAPPDVQQQYLSSIQHLLGDGLTELITVIKQAVQKILGSVSLKHSLSLLDLEQKLKEIRDLVEQHKSSWINNDGSKSLLCHYMMPDEETPLAVQACGLSPRDVTTIKLLNETRDMLESPDFSTVLNTCLNRGFSRLLDNMAEFFRPTEQDLQHGSSMNSLSSVSLPLAKIIPIINGQIHSVCSETPSHFVQDLLMMEQVKDFAANVYEAFSTPQQLEK from the coding sequence ATGCTTAGATCTACGTGGAATTTTCTGAAACGTCACAAAAAGAAATGCATCTTCCTGGGCACGGTCCTCGGAGGAGTATATATCCTGGGGAAATATGGacagaagaaaatcagagaaatacaagAAAGGGAGGCTGCAGAATACATTGCCCAAGCAGGACGACAGTATCATTTTGAAAGTAACCAGAGGACTTGCAACATGACAGTGCTGTCCATGCTCCCAACACTGAGAGAGGCCTTGATGCAGCAGCTCAACTCTGAGAGCCTTACAGCTCTGCTGAAAACCAGGCCTTCAAACAAGCTAGAAATATGGGAGGATCTGAAGATAATAAGTTTCACAAGAAGTATCGTAGCTGTATACAGTACTTGCATGCTGGTGGTTCTTTTGCGAGTCCAGTTAAACATAATCGGTGGATATATTTATTTGGATAATGCAGCAGTTGGCAAAAATGGCACCACAGTTCTTGCCCCCCCAGATGTCCAACAGCAGTATTTATCAAGTATTCAGCACCTCCTTGGAGATGGCCTGACAGAATTGATCACTGTCATTAAACaggctgtgcaaaagattttaggAAGTGTTTCTCTTAAACATTCTTTGTCCCTTTTGGACTTggagcaaaaactaaaagaaatcagAGATCTCGTTGAGCAGCATAAATCTTCTTGGATTAATAACGATGGATCCAAATCTTTATTATGCCATTATATGATGCCAGATGAAGAAACTCCATTAGCAGTTCAGGCCTGCGGACTTTCTCCTAGAGATGTTACCACTATTAAATTACTCAATGAAACTAGAGACATGTTGGAAAGTCCAGATTTTAGTACAGTTTTGAATACCTGTCTAAACCGAGGGTTCAGCAGACTGCTAGACAACATGGCGGAGTTCTTTCGACCTACTGAACAAGACCTGCAGCATGGTAGCTCCATGAACAGTCTTTCCAGTGTCAGCCTGCCTTTAGCTAAGATAATTCCCATAATAAATGGACAGATCCATTCAGTTTGCAGTGAAACGCCTAGTCATTTTGTTCAGGATCTGTTAATGATGGAGCAAGTGAAAGACTTTGCTGCTAATGTGTACGAGGCTTTTAGTACTCCTCAACAACTGGAGAAATGA